One Bacillus sp. 1780r2a1 DNA segment encodes these proteins:
- a CDS encoding chemotaxis protein CheW, producing METKFIVFQLGNEEYGIVVDQVKSIEKMQHITRVPRTEKYVRGVINLRGVVIPILDLRKRFGLQEQTYTDHTRIIIVMINDIEVGLIVDAANDVLDIYSDHIEPTPEVIEGVEADYISGVVKVEERLIVLVNLGKVLGLDDQE from the coding sequence ATGGAAACGAAATTCATTGTATTTCAGCTGGGGAATGAAGAGTATGGAATTGTAGTAGATCAGGTTAAATCAATTGAGAAAATGCAACATATCACGCGAGTGCCTCGAACTGAAAAGTATGTGCGTGGCGTTATAAACTTACGTGGAGTAGTAATACCAATTCTAGATTTGAGAAAGAGGTTCGGCTTGCAAGAGCAAACTTATACAGATCATACAAGAATTATTATCGTAATGATAAATGATATTGAAGTTGGCTTAATTGTCGACGCAGCAAATGATGTGTTGGATATTTACAGTGACCATATTGAACCGACACCGGAAGTTATTGAAGGTGTTGAAGCGGATTATATAAGCGGTGTTGTAAAAGTAGAGGAACGTTTAATAGTATTAGTGAATTTAGGAAAGGTTTTAGGATTGGATGACCAAGAATAA